In Halarcobacter bivalviorum, a genomic segment contains:
- the nadA gene encoding quinolinate synthase NadA: MDLKEEILKLKEELDVTLVAHFYQRDEVFELADITGDSLELARKAKETDSKYVVFCGVGFMGESVKVLSPEKTVLMPKIACCAMARMIDEGYYEQNLKQINEAGIANEDILPITYINSSAAVKAKVGEMGGMVCTSSNAYKIIEKGLESGKKIFFVPDRCLGQNFAKQMNLKSAIVGDGSDLKEADIICYNGFCSVHQLFTVDDVEFYREKYPNILVAVHPECDPSVCDAADFVGSTSQLIQYIKDLPIEQKVVVGTEFNMVNRLRDKNTYILSSTKPECPTMNETTLEDVYRTLKSIKDNNISEETLIKVNDETIKWARVALERMLEV, from the coding sequence ATGGACTTAAAAGAGGAAATTTTAAAACTAAAAGAAGAGTTAGATGTAACTTTAGTTGCTCACTTTTATCAAAGAGATGAAGTTTTTGAATTAGCAGATATCACAGGAGATTCTTTAGAACTTGCAAGAAAAGCGAAAGAAACAGATTCAAAATATGTTGTTTTTTGTGGGGTAGGTTTTATGGGGGAGAGTGTAAAGGTTTTATCTCCTGAAAAGACAGTATTAATGCCAAAAATTGCCTGTTGTGCAATGGCAAGAATGATTGATGAAGGTTATTATGAACAAAACCTTAAGCAAATCAATGAAGCTGGAATTGCTAATGAAGATATCTTACCAATCACTTATATTAATTCAAGTGCAGCAGTAAAAGCAAAAGTTGGTGAAATGGGAGGTATGGTTTGTACTTCTTCAAATGCATATAAAATTATTGAAAAAGGTTTAGAATCTGGAAAGAAGATATTCTTTGTACCAGATAGATGTCTTGGACAAAACTTTGCAAAACAGATGAATCTAAAATCAGCAATTGTTGGTGATGGAAGTGATTTAAAAGAGGCTGATATTATTTGTTATAACGGTTTTTGCTCTGTTCATCAGTTATTTACAGTTGATGATGTAGAGTTTTATAGAGAAAAATATCCAAATATTTTAGTAGCAGTTCATCCTGAATGTGACCCAAGTGTTTGTGATGCCGCAGATTTTGTAGGTTCTACTTCTCAGTTAATTCAATATATTAAAGATTTACCAATAGAACAAAAAGTTGTTGTAGGTACAGAGTTTAATATGGTAAATAGACTTAGAGATAAAAATACTTATATTTTAAGTTCTACAAAACCTGAATGTCCAACTATGAATGAAACTACTTTAGAAGATGTTTATAGAACATTAAAATCTATTAAAGATAATAATATTAGTGAAGAGACACTAATCAAAGTAAATGATGAAACAATTAAATGGGCAAGAGTTGCTTTAGAGAGGATGCTTGAAGTATGA
- the plsY gene encoding glycerol-3-phosphate 1-O-acyltransferase PlsY, translating to MDFLFNFNILFYIVAYVAGSIPFGLLLAKVFAGVNIKEHGSKSIGATNVLRVVKETNPSLAKKLSVATVILDALKGTIVILIAMMLDASTSTLWAIAVLAILGHCYSIFLGLEGGKGVATGLGVFLVLIPIPTLIGAVVWIFCAKVLKVSSLSSLLGLTAVVIAALFLNNGLEIGSNAPMYLIAFIIYYKHIPNILRLIKGEEKKVI from the coding sequence ATGGATTTTCTATTTAATTTTAATATCCTATTTTATATTGTTGCTTATGTAGCTGGTTCTATTCCTTTTGGATTACTTCTTGCAAAGGTTTTTGCAGGTGTAAATATTAAAGAACATGGAAGTAAATCAATAGGTGCTACAAATGTTTTAAGAGTGGTAAAAGAGACAAATCCTTCTTTAGCAAAAAAACTGAGTGTTGCAACTGTTATTTTAGATGCACTAAAAGGAACTATTGTAATTTTAATTGCAATGATGTTAGATGCAAGTACTTCTACACTTTGGGCAATTGCAGTATTAGCAATTTTAGGTCACTGTTACTCTATCTTCTTAGGATTAGAAGGAGGGAAAGGTGTTGCAACTGGACTTGGAGTATTTTTAGTTTTAATTCCAATACCAACATTAATTGGTGCAGTTGTTTGGATTTTTTGTGCAAAAGTTCTTAAAGTTTCATCTTTATCATCACTTTTAGGTCTTACTGCTGTTGTAATAGCTGCACTATTTTTAAATAATGGTTTAGAAATAGGAAGTAATGCTCCTATGTATTTAATTGCTTTTATTATTTACTATAAACATATTCCAAATATTCTTAGACTTATAAAAGGAGAAGAGAAAAAAGTTATCTAA
- a CDS encoding dihydroneopterin aldolase: protein MKISIENLTFKCIIGILDFERVKKQKVIIDIFFNYDYINNDTFIDYSEISSKVEKIMKKEKFELLEEAILYIEKFLSENYPIKNLKIKISKPNILKNCIVSLEN from the coding sequence ATGAAAATCTCAATTGAAAATTTAACTTTTAAATGTATTATTGGAATACTTGATTTTGAAAGAGTAAAAAAACAAAAAGTTATTATAGATATTTTCTTTAATTATGATTATATTAATAATGATACTTTTATAGATTATTCAGAAATTTCTTCTAAAGTTGAAAAGATTATGAAGAAAGAAAAGTTTGAACTTCTTGAAGAAGCAATTTTATATATTGAAAAGTTTCTAAGTGAAAATTATCCTATCAAAAACCTAAAAATTAAAATATCAAAACCTAATATTTTAAAAAATTGCATTGTTTCATTAGAAAATTAA
- a CDS encoding major outer membrane protein, translating to MKKFAKMSLVAALAVAGTAASAQPLAEAIKNVDVSGTVVYRYDDRAFEDDARDNGKNRDLGKNNYKIGLTAKAKVNDDVTAVTRFIVGSQTDAGFVSLDATNGSDGQADISLSNVYFSYTGIANTTINVGKQGLTTPWTVAVDADGNEQTGTGILALTNVGPVTLAGAYFNQTNLNNSGNGKGAIQGDENVITAGAMANIGPVALDGWYLDLQDQFDTFTLGAMAKFDLDAVKLSIGARHTEMDAEKDNTLGINHKDDNSLTKVMLGLKVGIFSADVNYGWTDSEGGLAALDDDAKTGMQGYTVQLNGVADAEYLQVKAGVQVLPSLKISANYHQLDKDKMSNNGVTTREDSTDTEYYLQADYQMSKNFGGYIRFGQAEFENDYTENGKSKDNDGTIGRLQVQYSF from the coding sequence ATGAAAAAATTCGCAAAAATGAGTTTAGTAGCTGCATTAGCTGTAGCTGGAACTGCTGCATCTGCACAACCTTTAGCAGAAGCTATTAAAAATGTTGACGTATCTGGTACAGTTGTATATAGATATGATGATAGAGCTTTCGAAGATGATGCAAGAGATAATGGTAAAAACAGAGATCTTGGAAAAAACAACTATAAAATCGGTTTAACTGCAAAAGCAAAAGTAAATGATGATGTAACTGCAGTTACTAGATTTATCGTTGGTTCTCAAACTGATGCTGGTTTTGTATCTTTAGATGCAACAAATGGATCAGATGGACAAGCTGATATCTCTTTATCAAATGTTTACTTCTCATACACTGGTATTGCTAATACTACAATTAATGTAGGTAAACAAGGGTTAACTACTCCATGGACTGTAGCTGTTGATGCTGATGGAAATGAGCAAACTGGTACTGGTATCTTAGCTCTTACAAATGTAGGACCTGTTACTTTAGCTGGTGCATATTTCAACCAAACTAACTTAAACAACTCTGGAAATGGTAAAGGTGCAATCCAAGGTGATGAGAATGTTATCACTGCAGGTGCAATGGCTAACATTGGTCCAGTTGCATTAGATGGTTGGTACTTAGATTTACAAGATCAATTTGATACTTTCACTTTAGGTGCAATGGCTAAATTTGATTTAGATGCAGTTAAATTATCTATTGGTGCAAGACACACTGAAATGGATGCTGAAAAAGATAATACTCTTGGAATTAACCACAAAGATGACAACTCTTTAACAAAAGTTATGTTAGGTCTTAAAGTAGGTATTTTCTCTGCAGACGTTAACTATGGATGGACTGATTCTGAAGGTGGTTTAGCTGCTTTAGATGATGATGCTAAGACTGGTATGCAAGGATACACTGTTCAATTAAACGGTGTTGCTGATGCTGAGTACTTACAAGTTAAAGCTGGTGTACAAGTATTACCATCTTTAAAAATCTCTGCTAACTACCACCAATTAGATAAAGATAAAATGTCTAACAATGGTGTAACTACAAGAGAAGATTCAACTGATACTGAATACTACTTACAAGCTGATTACCAAATGTCTAAAAACTTTGGTGGATACATCAGATTTGGTCAAGCAGAATTTGAAAATGACTATACTGAAAACGGAAAATCTAAAGATAACGATGGTACAATCGGAAGATTACAAGTACAATACTCTTTCTAA
- a CDS encoding c-type cytochrome, with translation MKLLSSIALTSILTTTVLSAQTTMCFKENHKNMTTIETTNLSGGECQNQKSVQDMKNEGWNVADINIEKTENGSNYIYIFKKEEKSISSLDEKALEEKILNRLEERKKQEIATKKKEAYIRKSKSGEKLYNSKCISCHGQNGELEARGMSRPIKDLNLQDFTLSIRGYNNGDYDRGMAFVMKPYATLMDSHDIKNVYVYLRSINQKNEEKQEENK, from the coding sequence ATGAAACTTCTATCAAGCATTGCTTTAACATCTATTTTAACTACAACTGTTCTAAGTGCACAAACTACAATGTGTTTTAAAGAAAATCATAAAAATATGACAACAATAGAAACTACAAATTTAAGTGGTGGAGAGTGCCAAAATCAAAAGTCTGTTCAAGATATGAAAAATGAAGGATGGAATGTAGCAGATATTAATATTGAAAAGACAGAAAATGGTTCAAACTATATCTATATTTTCAAAAAAGAAGAAAAAAGCATTTCTTCATTAGATGAAAAAGCATTAGAAGAAAAAATTCTAAATAGATTAGAAGAGAGAAAAAAACAAGAGATTGCTACTAAGAAAAAAGAAGCATATATCAGAAAAAGTAAATCTGGAGAAAAACTATACAATTCTAAATGTATTTCATGTCATGGTCAAAATGGAGAACTAGAAGCAAGAGGTATGTCAAGACCAATCAAAGATTTAAACCTACAAGACTTTACTCTATCTATTAGAGGGTATAATAACGGTGATTATGATAGAGGAATGGCTTTTGTTATGAAACCATATGCAACTTTAATGGATAGCCATGATATTAAAAATGTTTATGTTTATTTAAGAAGTATAAATCAAAAGAATGAAGAAAAACAAGAGGAAAATAAATAG
- the prfB gene encoding peptide chain release factor 2, which produces MDNYEYSELLKLLNKKLENIKNILKPEELKKRLKEIEELESQQDFWNNVETATKIGIEKNRLLSSLSKFNKANEALSGTNELYELATDDNDEDTLELLFEEAKELETIIKSTEIAVMLSSEDDSSNAIISIHPGAGGTESQDWASILYRMYLRWAERQNFKIEVLDYQDGEEAGIKDVSFIIKGENAYGYLKAENGIHRLVRISPFDSNAKRHTSFASVMVSPEIDDNIDIEIEDKDIRIDTYRASGAGGQHVNKTESAIRITHIPTNIVVQCQNDRSQHKNKASAMKMLKSRLYELELEKQNAEKNGTEKSEIGWGHQIRSYVLQPYQQVKDNRSNIGYSNVEAILDGDITKIIEDVLISQKS; this is translated from the coding sequence ATGGATAATTACGAATATTCAGAGTTATTAAAACTATTAAATAAAAAGCTTGAAAATATTAAAAATATTTTAAAGCCTGAAGAGTTAAAAAAACGATTAAAAGAGATTGAAGAATTAGAATCTCAACAAGATTTTTGGAATAATGTTGAAACTGCTACTAAAATTGGTATTGAAAAAAATAGATTATTAAGTTCTTTAAGTAAATTTAATAAAGCAAATGAAGCATTATCAGGAACTAATGAACTTTATGAATTGGCAACAGATGATAATGATGAAGATACTTTAGAACTTCTTTTTGAAGAAGCGAAAGAGTTAGAAACTATTATTAAATCAACAGAAATTGCAGTTATGCTTAGTTCAGAAGATGATTCTTCAAATGCAATAATTTCTATTCATCCAGGAGCAGGAGGAACAGAATCTCAAGATTGGGCTTCAATTCTTTATAGAATGTACTTAAGATGGGCAGAAAGACAAAACTTTAAAATAGAAGTACTTGATTATCAAGATGGAGAAGAAGCAGGAATAAAAGATGTTTCTTTTATTATTAAAGGTGAAAATGCCTATGGATACTTAAAAGCAGAAAATGGTATTCATAGACTTGTAAGAATTTCACCTTTTGATTCAAATGCTAAAAGACATACTTCTTTTGCATCTGTTATGGTAAGTCCTGAAATAGATGATAATATTGATATTGAAATAGAAGATAAAGATATAAGAATAGATACATATAGAGCAAGTGGTGCTGGTGGTCAACATGTTAATAAAACTGAATCTGCCATTAGAATTACTCATATTCCTACAAATATTGTAGTTCAATGTCAAAATGATAGATCTCAACATAAAAATAAAGCTAGTGCGATGAAAATGTTAAAATCTAGACTTTATGAATTAGAGTTAGAAAAACAAAATGCAGAAAAAAATGGAACAGAAAAAAGTGAAATTGGATGGGGACATCAAATTAGATCATATGTTTTACAGCCTTATCAGCAAGTAAAAGATAATAGAAGTAATATTGGTTATTCTAATGTTGAAGCTATCTTAGATGGAGATATTACAAAAATAATTGAAGATGTTTTAATTTCTCAAAAGAGTTAA
- a CDS encoding porin yields the protein MKKFAKMSLVAALAVAGTAASAQPLAEAIKNVDVSGTVAYRYNDYEDQAKGAKADANSSSATNNYKIAVNLKSKVNDDITANTRFIIGSKTDAASLGTSTDSDANVDLTLSEVNFTYTGVQGLSVTFGKQGIATPWTVSRDAMGDEQTGTGILAQYSVGPATFVGAYFNQTNFSQAETSGLLNTDGSENIYVLGAVASFAGITLDAFYADLQDIFDAYTIGLAASYDVASVKLSPFARYSSLDLDESSKDNALWQVGLNAQLGIFSAFAAYGESDDEGGNVYIDSGSQTNMDYHWRVTADGSADTEYLYVHATADVTEKVNVGLFYSQADYKKGNDINEVYVQAKYQMSKNFGTYVRFGDLDVDNSNEDGTMGRVHVQYSF from the coding sequence ATGAAAAAATTCGCAAAAATGAGTTTAGTTGCAGCATTAGCTGTAGCAGGAACTGCTGCATCTGCACAACCTCTAGCAGAAGCAATCAAAAACGTAGATGTATCTGGTACAGTTGCGTATAGATACAATGATTATGAAGATCAAGCTAAAGGTGCTAAAGCTGATGCTAATAGCAGTAGTGCAACAAACAATTATAAAATTGCAGTAAACTTAAAATCAAAAGTAAATGATGATATTACTGCAAATACAAGATTTATTATTGGTTCAAAAACTGATGCTGCAAGCTTAGGAACATCAACTGATAGTGATGCAAATGTTGATTTAACACTTTCTGAGGTTAACTTCACATATACAGGTGTTCAAGGTTTATCTGTAACATTTGGTAAACAAGGTATTGCAACTCCATGGACTGTATCAAGAGATGCTATGGGTGACGAGCAAACAGGAACTGGTATCCTTGCACAATATTCTGTAGGACCTGCAACTTTTGTTGGTGCATACTTTAATCAAACAAACTTTTCTCAAGCAGAAACAAGTGGTTTATTAAATACTGATGGTTCTGAAAATATTTATGTATTAGGAGCTGTAGCTTCTTTTGCTGGAATTACTTTAGATGCATTCTATGCTGATTTACAAGATATTTTTGACGCATATACAATTGGGTTAGCTGCATCTTATGATGTTGCATCAGTTAAACTTTCTCCATTTGCTAGATATTCTTCATTAGATTTAGATGAATCATCAAAAGATAATGCATTATGGCAAGTTGGATTAAATGCACAATTAGGAATTTTCTCTGCTTTCGCTGCATATGGTGAGTCTGATGATGAGGGTGGAAATGTTTACATTGATTCTGGTTCTCAAACAAATATGGATTACCACTGGAGAGTAACAGCTGACGGTTCAGCAGATACTGAATACTTATATGTTCATGCAACAGCAGATGTAACAGAAAAAGTAAATGTAGGTCTGTTCTATTCTCAAGCTGATTACAAAAAAGGTAATGATATTAACGAAGTATATGTTCAAGCAAAATACCAAATGTCTAAAAACTTTGGAACTTACGTTAGATTTGGAGACTTAGATGTTGATAATTCAAACGAAGATGGAACAATGGGAAGAGTTCACGTACAATACTCTTTCTAA
- a CDS encoding PD-(D/E)XK nuclease family protein, producing MLQSNNLLVLPTSRSIREYFDKDKLSNTLLPTVITIDEFFKKSLFFENKKIIDEEQRFLYLNEAVKNVNLKALGISSSFNSFLKQSDYIYRFFLEISSENVSIESIASADTYSYYEEHLEILIQIYKNYLKILEKNSAIDRINMHLFFNLNRDFIERYKKIKIFFEGYFTQFEFELVKDISQIVDLEIEFISNEYNRKSIQKFIDYGFELETDKKYLINLSKKEIVLSESLNEELDSLKIEGFSSRINQIAFIKNSVVEFINKGLDPSKIALILPDESFAKVLRLFDNEGYFNYAMGIDIYDTRLYKTLDAINSSLVDDEIKVIKNLEYINIDFEFYNEIFSNSSKSFLTKDKFDKICEYLRSLEENRELLEKFDEVCFRYEKLIFSQEQAILLKDAFKIFFQKVSSLTLDDINSGKITVMGLLESRLINFDAIIICDFNESLIPKRSLKDKFLSSALKQKVNLPTVKDREDLQKYYYQRLISNSKNVAISFVKNDSDQISRFANRLFEIKISEKLHDNEYKHILYSQNSLKHFNEDIVLDIDLSKLIWSASSLKEFLECKRKYYLNHILKIKEHNISLKPRGYELGNIVHDSLEEYYKQDKRGYEALLSIFNKYRSENPFLNLDLEIWKRKLKDFIEQEEKRFEKGYKIIALEKPFLCEYEGVKLQGKIDRIDVLADEYFVIDYKTSSNLKISTKRTFENATDFQLEFYFLALENLYNSNNINTFYYDLYNMKLLEEVALNEKLELLKSIINGFKTTSVSFDKCENNQTCQYCVYKVICNKE from the coding sequence ATGCTACAGAGCAATAATTTATTAGTATTACCTACTTCAAGATCAATAAGAGAGTATTTTGATAAAGATAAACTATCAAATACTCTTTTACCTACAGTCATCACAATTGATGAGTTTTTTAAAAAATCACTTTTTTTTGAAAATAAAAAAATAATTGATGAAGAACAAAGATTTTTATATTTAAATGAAGCTGTTAAAAATGTAAATTTAAAAGCTTTAGGAATATCATCAAGTTTCAACTCTTTTTTAAAACAAAGTGATTATATATATAGATTTTTTTTAGAGATTTCAAGTGAAAATGTAAGTATAGAATCAATTGCCAGTGCAGATACTTATTCATATTATGAAGAGCATTTAGAGATTTTAATTCAAATTTATAAAAATTATTTAAAAATATTAGAAAAGAATAGTGCAATAGATAGAATTAATATGCATCTATTTTTTAATTTAAATAGAGATTTTATTGAAAGATATAAAAAAATAAAGATATTTTTTGAAGGATATTTTACTCAGTTTGAATTTGAACTTGTAAAAGATATTTCTCAAATTGTTGATTTAGAAATAGAGTTTATTTCTAATGAATATAATAGAAAATCAATACAAAAATTTATAGATTATGGCTTTGAATTAGAAACAGATAAGAAGTATTTAATAAATTTATCAAAGAAAGAGATTGTTCTAAGTGAATCTTTAAATGAAGAATTAGACAGTTTGAAAATAGAGGGCTTCTCTTCAAGAATAAATCAAATAGCTTTTATAAAGAATTCAGTTGTTGAATTTATTAATAAAGGGCTTGATCCTTCTAAAATAGCCTTGATTTTACCAGATGAGAGTTTTGCTAAGGTTTTAAGACTATTTGATAATGAAGGGTACTTTAACTATGCAATGGGTATTGATATTTATGATACTAGATTATATAAAACTTTAGATGCAATAAATAGCAGTTTAGTTGATGATGAAATAAAAGTTATTAAAAACCTTGAATATATAAATATAGATTTTGAATTTTATAATGAGATTTTTTCAAATAGCTCAAAGTCATTTTTAACAAAAGATAAGTTTGATAAAATTTGTGAATATTTAAGAAGTTTAGAAGAGAATAGGGAGCTATTAGAAAAGTTTGATGAAGTCTGCTTTAGATATGAAAAACTTATTTTTTCACAAGAACAGGCAATTCTTTTAAAGGATGCTTTTAAAATATTTTTTCAAAAAGTATCTTCTTTAACACTTGATGATATAAACTCAGGTAAAATCACTGTAATGGGATTATTAGAAAGTAGGTTAATTAATTTTGATGCAATTATAATTTGTGATTTTAATGAGTCCTTAATTCCTAAAAGAAGTTTAAAAGATAAGTTCTTATCATCGGCATTAAAACAAAAAGTAAATCTACCTACTGTAAAAGATAGAGAGGACTTACAAAAATATTATTATCAAAGATTGATTTCTAATTCAAAAAATGTAGCTATCTCTTTTGTAAAAAATGATTCAGACCAAATAAGTAGATTTGCTAATAGATTGTTTGAAATAAAAATTTCTGAAAAACTACATGACAATGAATATAAACATATACTTTATTCACAAAATAGTTTAAAGCATTTTAACGAAGATATTGTCTTAGATATAGACTTATCAAAACTTATTTGGAGTGCAAGTTCATTAAAAGAGTTTTTAGAGTGTAAAAGAAAATATTATCTAAATCATATTCTAAAAATAAAAGAGCATAATATCTCTTTAAAGCCAAGAGGCTATGAATTAGGAAATATTGTGCATGATAGCTTAGAAGAGTATTATAAGCAAGATAAGAGAGGTTATGAGGCTTTATTATCAATATTTAATAAATATAGAAGTGAGAATCCATTTTTAAATCTTGATTTAGAGATTTGGAAAAGAAAATTAAAAGATTTTATTGAGCAAGAAGAAAAAAGATTTGAAAAAGGGTATAAGATAATTGCTTTAGAAAAACCTTTTCTTTGTGAATATGAGGGAGTAAAACTTCAAGGAAAGATAGATAGAATAGATGTATTAGCAGATGAATATTTTGTTATTGATTATAAAACATCATCAAATCTAAAAATTTCTACAAAAAGAACTTTTGAAAATGCAACAGATTTTCAACTAGAATTTTATTTTTTAGCTTTAGAAAATCTTTATAACTCTAATAATATTAATACCTTTTATTATGATTTATATAATATGAAACTATTAGAAGAAGTAGCTTTAAATGAAAAATTAGAGCTTTTAAAGAGTATTATAAATGGATTTAAAACAACATCTGTCTCTTTTGATAAATGTGAGAATAATCAAACTTGTCAATATTGTGTATATAAAGTAATTTGTAATAAAGAATAG
- a CDS encoding FixH family protein: protein MKKRNFWPLLFIGLFSFTFSMIIWTIYSAVNTPVHEDETFLKSYQDLDEHFNDVVNSNKAFSNKYNFQIVFNDDKKFDLIIDDMFKAQRVIEKTSLHKNSFVKGKNKVAVLVTDKDGNIVNDLEINFRISRPTNHKFTMDFKTEDFKLENGEFVTYLELPLKGNWNVTANFKTSTDTGYLYIKSDATEQ from the coding sequence ATGAAAAAAAGAAATTTTTGGCCTCTATTATTTATTGGTCTTTTTTCATTTACTTTTTCAATGATTATTTGGACAATTTACTCAGCTGTAAATACTCCAGTTCATGAAGATGAAACTTTTTTAAAGTCTTATCAAGATTTAGATGAACATTTTAATGATGTTGTTAATTCAAATAAAGCTTTTTCAAATAAATATAATTTTCAAATTGTATTTAATGATGATAAAAAATTTGATTTAATAATTGATGATATGTTTAAAGCTCAAAGAGTTATTGAAAAGACATCTTTACATAAAAATAGTTTTGTAAAAGGTAAAAATAAAGTTGCTGTATTAGTTACAGATAAAGATGGAAATATTGTTAATGATTTAGAGATTAACTTTAGAATTTCAAGACCAACGAACCATAAGTTTACTATGGATTTTAAAACAGAAGATTTTAAATTAGAAAATGGAGAGTTTGTAACTTATTTAGAGTTGCCTCTAAAAGGGAACTGGAATGTTACTGCTAATTTTAAAACTTCAACTGATACAGGATACTTATACATAAAATCAGATGCTACAGAGCAATAA
- a CDS encoding DUF4006 family protein — MAGNSQMNENERGLFSLLHGITGMLIATVLLLTILGVLTYNAIVVQQNESTNFYKINQDLNALKFNSTENLKHYELVGKPQ, encoded by the coding sequence ATGGCTGGAAATTCACAAATGAATGAAAATGAAAGAGGACTATTTTCTCTTCTTCATGGAATTACAGGAATGTTAATTGCAACAGTTTTACTTCTAACAATCTTAGGAGTACTAACGTACAATGCGATTGTAGTTCAACAAAATGAGTCTACAAATTTTTATAAAATCAATCAAGATTTAAATGCTTTAAAATTCAATAGTACTGAAAATTTAAAGCACTATGAACTTGTTGGTAAACCTCAATAA
- a CDS encoding c-type cytochrome, translating to MKSMVIGGIILIIALISGTYIVAGDAFSFGEDYINDLTMLAAIAIITITVFVALKYVNQMKNDTASGELSEENWDGIGEYKNPIPTGWGLAFIGTLVWLFWYWTIGYPTSGFSQIGQWNEEVNEYNARFASKWENPSNETLVAMGESTYLVQCAPCHGVDAEGINGKAHDLTKRMAKDQVAYVITNGANNFPDVYPAGMPPMMLTEQADIDAVSSYVAGGFKGEQPAAYAVCASCHGADGKGMAYVGPNIVEYDDAIVATVLENGKKGTIGMMPSFKGRLNPTQEKAVAAYIRSLGE from the coding sequence ATGAAATCTATGGTAATAGGTGGTATTATTCTTATCATTGCTCTAATCTCAGGAACATATATTGTTGCTGGTGATGCTTTTAGCTTTGGTGAGGATTATATTAATGACCTTACGATGTTAGCTGCTATTGCAATTATTACTATTACTGTATTTGTTGCATTAAAGTATGTTAATCAAATGAAAAATGATACTGCGAGTGGTGAGTTATCTGAAGAGAACTGGGACGGTATCGGAGAGTATAAAAACCCTATTCCAACTGGTTGGGGATTAGCGTTTATTGGTACTTTAGTTTGGCTATTTTGGTACTGGACAATTGGTTACCCAACATCTGGGTTCTCTCAAATTGGTCAATGGAATGAAGAAGTAAATGAGTATAATGCTAGATTTGCTTCAAAATGGGAAAATCCATCTAATGAAACTTTAGTTGCAATGGGTGAATCTACATACTTAGTACAATGTGCACCTTGTCATGGTGTTGATGCTGAAGGTATCAATGGAAAGGCACATGATTTAACTAAGAGAATGGCAAAAGACCAAGTTGCATATGTAATTACAAATGGTGCAAATAACTTCCCAGATGTATATCCAGCAGGTATGCCTCCAATGATGTTAACTGAGCAAGCAGATATTGATGCAGTATCTTCTTATGTAGCAGGTGGATTTAAAGGTGAGCAACCAGCAGCATATGCAGTATGTGCTTCTTGTCACGGTGCAGATGGTAAAGGTATGGCTTATGTTGGTCCAAACATTGTTGAGTATGATGATGCAATCGTAGCTACTGTTTTAGAAAATGGTAAAAAAGGTACAATTGGTATGATGCCTTCATTTAAAGGTAGATTAAATCCTACTCAAGAAAAAGCAGTTGCTGCTTATATTAGAAGTTTAGGAGAGTAA
- a CDS encoding cytochrome c oxidase, cbb3-type, CcoQ subunit, with product MDQETLLTIQGYAKFFLILAVFIVFYSYAFSIYRRDKKGERDFEKYSNLVHDDAIESDPLEDRNKEEKNKEKEK from the coding sequence ATGGATCAAGAGACTCTTCTTACTATACAAGGTTATGCGAAATTTTTCCTAATCTTGGCAGTATTCATTGTGTTTTATTCGTATGCTTTTTCTATATATAGAAGAGATAAAAAGGGTGAAAGGGATTTTGAAAAATATTCAAACTTAGTTCACGATGATGCGATAGAGTCTGATCCTCTCGAAGATAGAAATAAAGAAGAAAAGAATAAAGAGAAGGAGAAATAA